Genomic window (Hydrogenimonas cancrithermarum):
CGCTTCCGCGAGTGTATCGGCACCGAAGGCTGTGGTCCCGATTGCCGCAGCGGCTGCGAGTGAGATAAACCGTTTGATCATGCTTACTCCTTGTAAATAGGTACAAGGCTATGCTACGAAGTGAACGTAGCGTGAACGTAGCATTTGGTTTTGGAGGATAAAATCGGGATAGATAGATCGTTAGCTGTGCAAAAATGTAACACAAAGTATCATGTTCGCTCGATGCAGTAGCCAACGCCGCGGATATTGACGATAAACTCCTCTTTGAGGCTTTTTTTGAGACGGCTCACCTCTGCGCGTATGACGGCGTTATCGATGATGGCATCGTCCCATACGTAGTGGCGTAACATTTCGAAGTCGACGACACTGCCCTGATGAATCGCCAGCAGCCGGATAATTTGCATCTGACGCCTGGTCAACGCCACCGGTGCATTGTCGAAAAGAAGCCTTTCTCCCGCTTTGTCGAAACTGTAGCGTGCACCGAGGCGGATGTGCTGTTTGTCGCGGATACCGAGAAGCTGGTCGATCTTTTTGATATGCAAAAGCAGTTCAGGCAGATGAAACGGTTTTTTGAGGTAGTCGTAGCAGCCCAGCTCGTATGCCCGCGCGATCTCCTCCATGCCGCGCATTGCGCTGATGAAGATGGCGGGGGTCTGGATCTTGGCGTTTTGTAGTGTTTCGAGGAACTTCAAGCCGTCGATGTTGGGAACATTGATATCGAGAATCAGCAGATCGAATGGCTCTTTTTCAACCTGTTCGAGTGCCGCGTTTCCTTCGAAAAAGGGGACGACTTCATGATTGTGTGCCTCCAGAAACTCTACGATCGCATCGTTTAGCATGGTTTCGTCTTCGAGAAGCAGTATCTTCATTTCTATACTTTCTCATCCTCTTTTGGGGATGGTGTAGGAGAATGTTACCATGTTTTTATCGTGTCTGAGAGAGACGGCGATCTGGTTTTTTTCACAGATACGTTTGACGAGAAAAAGCCCCAGGCCGAAACCGTTTTCATTCTCCGACTCCTGGTAAAACGGTTCGAACAGCTTTTCGATACGTGCGATCTCTTTGGTTTCGTTGCTGAAGCCGAGCAGTACATCATTTTCTTCGTTGATCAGTTCGATCCGGATCTGGCTGCCGGGCAGCGCATATTTGATTGCATTCGAGAGGTTGTTGTCGACCAGGCGGGTGAGCTCTTCGGTATTCATATAAACGGTATCGCACGGTTGCAGCTCAAGTGTAAAATCGAGACGGTTGGCGCGTGCGATCTCTTCGAAAAAATCGACGCGCTGCCGAATGAAGGAGCGCGGATCGATCGGCTCCTTCTCGTGTACGATTCGATGGTGACGCAGCAGATAGCTTAGGTCACCGTAGAGGGTATGGATCATTTTTGTGGCCGCTTCTATTTTTCCGATGTAACGGTTGTCACGTTCTTGCATCTTCAGCAGATCGATCTGTGCCATGATGACCGCCAGCGGGGTATTTATTTCATGGATCGAAGTTTTGATAAACGCATCCTGTGCTTTGACGAGTTGTTCACTGTACTCTTTCTGTTTTCGGAGTTTGGCCGTTTTTTGTCGTACTTTCTCTTCAAGGGAGAGGTTGAGCTGTATCAGTTCACGTTTTCTTCGATGGATCGTGTCGACCATATGGTTGACGTAATCGACCAGAGGTATGAACTCCTTGATCTGGATCCGTTGTTTGTTGATGACGCTGTATCGTGTCGCCGCCGCATTGAAAAATTCACTGAAGGTCTCGATCTCGTCCTGAATGATTTTGTTGATCAGTTTGATACCTGCGAAGGCGAAACCGAAAAGGATAGCTGAGAGCGTGAGAATCTCCATGACATATTTTATCAGGCGGTTTTTCATCGCCTCTTTCTTCTGCTGGACAAGACGGTCGAGTTCGCCCATGTAGACGCCGGTTCCGACCAGCCAGTTCCATGGTTCGAATATTTCGGCATAGGAGATTTTCGGGGAGAAACGTTTTGTGGAGGGCTCCTCCCAGCTATACGATAGATATCCACCCCCTTTTTTCGCCTTTTGTATCAGTTCCCGAAGGATCGGAATACCCGACGGATCGGTCACGTCGAGTATGTTTTGCCCTTTTATTTCCGGACGGTTGGGATCGAAAACATTGGTGCCGTCGAGAGTATAGATGAAGATATAGCGGTTTTCCGGAAGATTGGTATAGAGTTGATTGACGGCGTCGAGAATATGCTGCTGCAATTTTGTCCAATCAAGAGAATCGCGATAGTTCTCATACTCGTACGCGATAAATTGAATCACTTTTCTGGTCTGGTGCCGGATCTCCGCTTTTTTTTGCTGAAGATAACGTGTTTTCAGCTGTGTCACTTCCGTTTCGAAATCGCGGTACTCTTCGAAAACGACCAGTGCCGTAAAAAGAAGAGCGAAGAGCAGCAGAACGGAGATTCCGATCAGATTGATGGTGTTGATACTCAAGTGACATTTGGTTTGTGACACGGTTTCGCTTTTCGGGAAGTGTTGAGAGGATTATACCAAAGAAGATTATGAAAAATTAGAGATTTAAAATAAGAAGAAATCTGTGTAGTTATGAAATAAAAGTGTAGTTAAAAGTAATATAAATATCTTAAATATAAAGAATTATCCATAAATAATGAAGTAAGGTAATAAAAATAACCATTTTAATGTGTATTACAGCTTTCGAAAGTATAATTTTATGATGAACGTTAGCGACATTTTCAACATTGTCCACAATGCCCTCGAAGCCAAGAACAACGGCCGAAAGATATCTCAAAAGGCGATGGCCGAAGAGCTGGGCGTTTCGATGAGGACTTACCAGGATTGGCGTACGGGCAAGGCACAGCCGATTGCGGCACGGGCACTGATGCAGATGCTGGGGGAACTCGACGATGATGAAATTGTACGTGTAGTAAAAAAGATAAAGGCTTTGGATGAGCAATCTGACGCAAAGTGAACGTGAGGGCCTCAATGAACTCTTCTGCCACCTCGAAGTGGCCAATCTCCCTTTTTACAAGCGTCTGCTGCTCAGGCTCAACCATCTTGTCATTCTCATGAAAATGTATCTGCTGCATTGAGCGTGGTATAATCCCTCCTTTGAAATACCTCCAAAACAAAAGGATGAAACAATGTTTGGAAAGAAACTTAAAACCTACGATTATGACCAGGATACGCTGAACCAGTTTCAGTATGCGAAGATCAAGACGAACAAAGGCGATATCTGGCTCAAGCTCTATGTCGATGAAGTTCCAAATACGGTAGCGAATTTCGCGACACTCGCGAAAGAGGGATTTTACGACAATCTTAAGTTCCACCGCGTCATCAAAGGGTTCATGGCACAGGGCGGATGCCCTCACAGTGGCCCCGGCGGCAATCCTGCACAGGTCGGGACCGGCGGCCCTGGCTGGGCGATCGCATGCGAAACCGAGAAAAACAGACACAAGCATGTCAAAGGGAGTATCTCGATGGCCCATGCAGGGAAAGATACGGGTGGCAGTCAGTTTTTTATCTGTTTCGCGCCCTGTCCGCATCTGGATGGCGTACACACGGTTTTCGGCGGTATAGAAGAGAGTGACGCCGACAGCATGCTCGTTCTCGATTCGATCGATCAAAACGATACGATCGAAACGATCGAGATTCATTCAACGCGCGAGAACCGATAATTACAAAGGGTGCACGACGATTCGGTCGCGCCCTCTTTTTTTCGCTTCATAAAGGGCCATGTCGGCCGCTCCGACCAGGTCTGTAGGCTTTCTTCTATCTTTCGGAACACAGTTCGAAATACCGATACTTATCGTCATCTTTATTTTTGTCTTTTTAGAACCGTTTCGTTCGGCAACCAATTTTTGAATTTCGTTTGCAATGGTGCGTGCACCGGAAAGAGGGGTATCCGGAAGGATGAAAATAAACTCTTCGCCGCCATAACGCGCGACGATATCCATAGGGCGGCTTATTGTACGTTCGAGGATCTTCGCGATCTCCTGCAGACAGATGTCTCCTGCCAAATGGCCATAGGTGTCGTTGATTTTTTTGAAGAAATCGATATCGCACATAATGATCGAAATGGCTGTTTTTTCACGCCGTGCGATCTTCCAATAGGTTTTGAGGTTTCGCTCAAACACCCTTCTGTTACATAGATTGGTCAGGGCATCCCTCGTTGAGAGCCTTTCGAGCATTCTGTTGGCATTTTTGAGAGCATCTTCGGCTTTGATTCTCTCTTGAACCTCTCTGCGCAAGCGGGCATTGGTGTTTTCCAGTGTATGTGTACGCTCTTTGACTTTGGTTTCCAGTTCCAGATTGAGTTTTGAAAGGGTTTTCGTATAATCCTGAATCTTCTCCACCATATCGACAACGGCATTCTGGATGATCCCAACCTCGTCGCTTTTGTCTACCCTCGTTTTCGAAAAATTGAGCTTTTTGGGATCGTAGGCTATCAGTTCTCCGGCCAACTCCCTCAAAGGCGTCAGTGCGGAACGAAGCATAATGACAAGGAGACCCACAAGTGCGGCCGCTCCGACGAGAAGAAGTATCGTGAATTCACGATAATGGCCAAGGAGTTGGGTATACCTGGCATTGGAATAGAGCATTTCGATTTTGCCTATGGGTGTCGAAGTGATTTTGTCGAAAATAGTCTGTTCCAGGCGAATGGGTTCAAATCCATATGGGTTGAACGTTTTTGAGGAAAACATGAAGTGTATGCCTTCTTCCATGTCTTTGACGGAAAGTTCCACGATCATGGGATTTTGCTGGATGATTTTCTGCAAATAGTCATGCATCGGTTCATCCAAACCCAAAAACATGTTGATTGTGATGATCGGTTCGATCGAATTGAGAAGAAGCGCACTTTTCTCCGTTTCACTCTTTTTTGTGTACTGCTCCATCGAAAGATAGTGGGAATAGCTGACAAGTGCGAGAAGGAAGAGAAAAAAGAGTGTGACCACGGCGATGATGCGTGTCATGAGTGTTGGACGGCGTTTCATTCCCGGTTCCTGGCCAAAGGGTGGGAAACAAGAGATGACGATGCAGTTTTGAAGAGAGGCCGGTTGGACGTGATACTGAAAATGAGGGGGATTTTCCGAGATTTCGACACGGCAAAAATTGACCGATGCAAGGATGGCACTGATGTCACGGGTATAAAGATGAAAAAAATTGATCGCATATTTACCCTCTCTTTTCCTACCATAGCGAAAATCTCATAATGGGACGATTAAAAATACTTATATAAAATTCTTTTTCATTGAAAATAACCGAAAAACAGAATTTTTGATGATATTCAGTGTCCCTTTATGCAAGTTATACTAAATTTTATCGGTATGAGAAAAATTCTTTTATCGTTAATTTTATGTTTTACTT
Coding sequences:
- a CDS encoding helix-turn-helix domain-containing protein, yielding MNVSDIFNIVHNALEAKNNGRKISQKAMAEELGVSMRTYQDWRTGKAQPIAARALMQMLGELDDDEIVRVVKKIKALDEQSDAK
- a CDS encoding peptidylprolyl isomerase, yielding MFGKKLKTYDYDQDTLNQFQYAKIKTNKGDIWLKLYVDEVPNTVANFATLAKEGFYDNLKFHRVIKGFMAQGGCPHSGPGGNPAQVGTGGPGWAIACETEKNRHKHVKGSISMAHAGKDTGGSQFFICFAPCPHLDGVHTVFGGIEESDADSMLVLDSIDQNDTIETIEIHSTRENR
- a CDS encoding response regulator transcription factor, with translation MKILLLEDETMLNDAIVEFLEAHNHEVVPFFEGNAALEQVEKEPFDLLILDINVPNIDGLKFLETLQNAKIQTPAIFISAMRGMEEIARAYELGCYDYLKKPFHLPELLLHIKKIDQLLGIRDKQHIRLGARYSFDKAGERLLFDNAPVALTRRQMQIIRLLAIHQGSVVDFEMLRHYVWDDAIIDNAVIRAEVSRLKKSLKEEFIVNIRGVGYCIERT
- a CDS encoding sensor histidine kinase; this encodes MSQTKCHLSINTINLIGISVLLLFALLFTALVVFEEYRDFETEVTQLKTRYLQQKKAEIRHQTRKVIQFIAYEYENYRDSLDWTKLQQHILDAVNQLYTNLPENRYIFIYTLDGTNVFDPNRPEIKGQNILDVTDPSGIPILRELIQKAKKGGGYLSYSWEEPSTKRFSPKISYAEIFEPWNWLVGTGVYMGELDRLVQQKKEAMKNRLIKYVMEILTLSAILFGFAFAGIKLINKIIQDEIETFSEFFNAAATRYSVINKQRIQIKEFIPLVDYVNHMVDTIHRRKRELIQLNLSLEEKVRQKTAKLRKQKEYSEQLVKAQDAFIKTSIHEINTPLAVIMAQIDLLKMQERDNRYIGKIEAATKMIHTLYGDLSYLLRHHRIVHEKEPIDPRSFIRQRVDFFEEIARANRLDFTLELQPCDTVYMNTEELTRLVDNNLSNAIKYALPGSQIRIELINEENDVLLGFSNETKEIARIEKLFEPFYQESENENGFGLGLFLVKRICEKNQIAVSLRHDKNMVTFSYTIPKRG
- a CDS encoding diguanylate cyclase — encoded protein: MKRRPTLMTRIIAVVTLFFLFLLALVSYSHYLSMEQYTKKSETEKSALLLNSIEPIITINMFLGLDEPMHDYLQKIIQQNPMIVELSVKDMEEGIHFMFSSKTFNPYGFEPIRLEQTIFDKITSTPIGKIEMLYSNARYTQLLGHYREFTILLLVGAAALVGLLVIMLRSALTPLRELAGELIAYDPKKLNFSKTRVDKSDEVGIIQNAVVDMVEKIQDYTKTLSKLNLELETKVKERTHTLENTNARLRREVQERIKAEDALKNANRMLERLSTRDALTNLCNRRVFERNLKTYWKIARREKTAISIIMCDIDFFKKINDTYGHLAGDICLQEIAKILERTISRPMDIVARYGGEEFIFILPDTPLSGARTIANEIQKLVAERNGSKKTKIKMTISIGISNCVPKDRRKPTDLVGAADMALYEAKKRGRDRIVVHPL